The genomic DNA GAGGCCTATCCGAACGGTGCGCCGAAGGTCAGCCCGGGCCTGAAAGAGGTCGAGTTCGACGGCAAGCCGCAACTGATCTCCTTCACCCACGTCAACGGTGTGCCGTCGGCCGACTGGTACGTGGCGCTGGTGCTGGACAAAGACACCGCGTTCGCCATGCTCAGCGAATTCCGCACCTCGGCGCTGATCGCGATGGTGATTGCCGTGATGATCATCATCACTCTGCTCGGCATGCTCATTAGTGTGCTGATGCAACCGCTGCTGACCATGGGCCGCGCGATGCACGACATCGCCGAAGGCGAAGGTGACCTGACCAAGCGTCTGGTGATACACGGCAACGATGAGTTCGGCGCGTTGGGGACCTCGTTCAACCGTTTCGTCGAACGGATCCACACCTCGATCCGCGAAGTGGCTTCGGCCACCGGTCAGGTCAACGAAGTCGCCCTGCGCGTGGTCGCCGCGTCGAACTCGTCGATGTATAACTCGGATCAACAATCCAGCCGTACCAACAGCGTCGCTGCGGCGATCAACCAACTGGGCGCCGCCGCGCAGGAAATAGCCCAGAACGCCGCCCTCGCCTCGCAGCACTCCAGCGAGGCGCGCAGCCTGGCGGTCGACGGTCAGCAGGTTGTGGATAAAACCATCCACGCGATGCAACAGCTGTCGGCGAAGATCAGCGACTCCTGCGGCAACATCGAAACCCTGAACAGCAACACGGTGAACATCGGCCAGATTCTGGAAGTGATCACCAGCATCTCCCAGCAAACCAACCTGCTCGCGCTCAACGCCGCGATCGAAGCAGCCCGTGCCGGTGAGGCTGGCCGGGGTTTCGCCGTGGTTGCAGATGAGGTGCGCAACCTCGCGCACCGCACCCAGGATTCGGCGCAGCAAGTGCAGAAGATGATCGAAGAACTGCAAGTCGGCGCACGCCAGGCGGTCAGCATCATGACCGAGAGCCAGCGCGAGAGCGAAAGCAGCGTCGGCATCGC from Pseudomonas baetica includes the following:
- a CDS encoding methyl-accepting chemotaxis protein, with translation MYNSDQQSSRTNSVAAAINQLGAAAQEIAQNAALASQHSSEARSLAVDGQQVVDKTIHAMQQLSAKISDSCGNIETLNSNTVNIGQILEVITSISQQTNLLALNAAIEAARAGEAGRGFAVVADEVRNLAHRTQDSAQQVQKMIEELQVGARQAVSIMTESQRESESSVGIANQAGERLGSVTQRIGEIDGMNQSVATATEEQTAVVESINVDINEINTLNQEGVENLQATLRACSDLEQQAARLKQLVGSFRI